The following coding sequences lie in one Ostrea edulis chromosome 8, xbOstEdul1.1, whole genome shotgun sequence genomic window:
- the LOC130049897 gene encoding tripartite motif-containing protein 45-like has protein sequence MKTKVDLSFIKMATSLDSSSMEDVTLCSICFEKFKSPRFLPCTHSFCHGCLSSYIVNVCKSTEFRLGFNCPLCREYIPCPGAFDKPDAWAGLFPFNEILETIVKKPDGKLCDACLRENESENAIGFCLSCTEYLCKMCTKYHKRQLLSRDHTICQLNEMKSSNIFPESGNIHSCPKHKRETVKFFCNDHQQSCCSVCIGTSHRKCESIDTVEDAAKNIKQNRQLDVLLGDMKNMEKKLTKAKSEQEINVAEIENSVDEIIEKTEREFKELVDHLDILKNKHLDEVAGALKKGRGKLSECTNVLTDGIQCTNYCCRNIKRVKETENDAEMVMTYYRVKERLLQLKQFKCTKKQITISEVKSQILKEVRNMESFGDIEYAESDFRITYDVNDIALSLVNEFSIDGENPIVWTGHFLSNGNFVFADYIPDGRCFIYNKDWKSTEVIDGLSYPFEAIQAGEELLVTCDGTKSIEVFSLSDLH, from the coding sequence atgaaaacgaAAGTTGATTTGTCATTTATAAAGATGGCAACATCCCTAGACAGTTCTTCGATGGAGGATGTTACATTGTGTTCTATATGTTTCGAAAAGTTCAAGTCGCCGAGGTTTTTACCGTGTACACATTCCTTCTGTCACGGTTGTTTATCTTCCTacattgttaatgtgtgtaaatcTACAGAGTTTCGTTTGGGATTTAATTGTCCATTATGCCGCGAGTACATACCCTGTCCTGGTGCATTCGATAAGCCAGATGCGTGGGCGGGGTTATTTCCGTTCAATGAAATTTTAGAGACAATCGTTAAGAAACCTGATGGGAAATTATGTGATGCCTGTTTACGAGAAAACGAAAGTGAAAATGCTATCGGGTTTTGCTTGTCTTGTACTGAATATTTATGCAAGATGTGTACCAAATATCACAAAAGGCAATTGCTCTCAAGAGATCATACCATATGTCAACTGAACGAGATGAAATCTAGCAACATATTTCCCGAATCAGGGAATATCCATAGCTGCCCAAAACATAAAAGGGAAACTGTCAAATTCTTCTGTAATGATCACCAGCAGTCCTGTTGTTCAGTGTGTATAGGAACAAGTCACAGAAAATGCGAAAGTATTGATACTGTTGAAGATGCAgcaaaaaatataaaacaaaatcgCCAACTGGATGTTCTTTTAGGTGATATGAAGAACATGGAAAAGAAACTGACAAAAGCAAAGAGCGAACAAGAGATAAATGTAGCAGAAATAGAGAACTCAGTGGACGAAATCATAGAGAAAACAGAAAGGGAATTCAAGGAACTTGTTGATCACCTAGACATACTGAAGAACAAACATTTAGATGAGGTAGCAGGTGCGCTGAAGAAAGGAAGGGGGAAGTTAAGTGAATGTACAAATGTACTTACTGATGGTATACAGTGTACAAATTACTGCTGCCGGAATATTAAAAGAGTTAAAGAGACTGAGAATGACGCTGAAATGGTGATGACGTATTACAGAGTGAAAGAGAGGCTCTTACAGCTGAAACAGTTTAAATGCACGAAGAAACAGATAACGATATCTGAAGTGAAGTCACAAATTTTGAAAGAAGTGAGAAATATGGAATCTTTTGGAGATATTGAATATGCTGAGTCTGATTTTCGCATCACGTACGATGTAAATGACATTGCGTTATCTTTAGTTAATGAATTCAGCATTGATGGAGAAAATCCGATTGTGTGGACTGGGCATTTTCTGTCCAATGGTAACTTTGTATTTGCAGACTACATACCTGATGGCCGTTGTTTTATTTATAACAAAGACTGGAAATCCACGGAAGTCATTGATGGACTGAGTTACCCTTTTGAAGCAATACAAGCTGGAGAAGAACTACTGGTGACGTGTGATGGAACGAAGTCTATAGAAGTTTTTTCTTTGTCTGATTTACATTAA